From a single Bacillus sp. NEB1478 genomic region:
- the lepB gene encoding signal peptidase I — translation MSSAQKERNGLVDWIKAIGIALILAIIIKKFLIEQYVVYGESMMPTIQNGNRLIVNKIVYDIGQPERFDLIVFKANPKEDYIKRVIGLPGDHIAYKDDKLYINNKPINEPYLQEYKQYAGTRTLTGNFTLEEITGQNKVPKGKIFVLGDNRLHSIDSRHIGFVDMNDIVGQANLRYWPVDEMRVFNGFKNE, via the coding sequence ATGAGCTCTGCTCAAAAAGAAAGAAATGGGCTAGTAGATTGGATCAAAGCTATAGGGATTGCACTCATACTTGCTATTATTATTAAAAAGTTCTTGATTGAGCAATATGTAGTTTACGGAGAATCCATGATGCCGACCATTCAAAACGGCAATCGTTTGATCGTAAATAAAATTGTTTATGATATAGGGCAGCCTGAGCGATTCGATCTTATTGTATTTAAGGCAAATCCGAAAGAAGATTACATTAAACGGGTGATCGGACTTCCAGGCGACCATATCGCGTACAAAGATGATAAGCTTTACATCAATAACAAACCGATAAATGAACCCTATTTGCAGGAATACAAACAATATGCAGGCACGCGCACTTTGACAGGCAATTTCACCCTTGAAGAGATTACAGGACAAAACAAAGTTCCAAAAGGGAAGATTTTTGTGTTGGGAGATAACCGTCTGCACAGTATTGATAGCCGCCATATCGGTTTTGTTGATATGAATGATATCGTCGGCCAAGCCAACCTCCGTTACTGGCCAGTTGATGAAATGAGAGTTTTTAACGGTTTTAAAAATGAATAA
- the yhbH gene encoding sporulation protein YhbH, whose amino-acid sequence MNKPDKNNFVVSQENWSLHRKGYQDHQRHMEKVQEAIKNNLPDLISEENIILSNGRDVIKIPIRSMDEYKIRYNYDKNKHVGQGDGDSQVGDVVARDGRAGQNGAGKGKGSAGDKPGVDYAEAEVSILELEEMLFKELELPNLKQKEQDEIVLEKIEFNDVRKKGLMGNVDKKRTILTAFKRNALVGKPSVAPILNDDLRFKTWNEVIKPESKAVVLAMMDTSGSMGIWEKYMARSFFFWMTRFLRSKYEKVEIEFIAHHTEAKVVSEEDFFNKGESGGTICSSAYRKALELIETKYSSSRYNIYPFHFSDGDNLTSDNARCVKLVQEIMEHSNMFGYGEVNAYNRHSTLMSVYKNMDNPKFNYYILKEKADVYHAMKSFFKKNEIML is encoded by the coding sequence ATGAATAAACCAGATAAAAACAATTTCGTTGTCTCTCAGGAAAATTGGTCCCTCCACCGAAAAGGATATCAAGATCATCAACGGCATATGGAAAAGGTGCAGGAAGCTATTAAAAATAACCTGCCGGATTTGATAAGTGAGGAAAATATCATTTTATCCAACGGACGTGATGTCATTAAGATTCCAATCCGCTCGATGGATGAATACAAAATCCGATACAACTATGATAAAAACAAACATGTCGGTCAAGGTGACGGAGATAGCCAGGTGGGGGATGTAGTCGCAAGAGATGGACGTGCAGGACAAAACGGTGCCGGAAAAGGAAAAGGCTCAGCAGGGGATAAGCCTGGTGTGGATTATGCGGAAGCTGAAGTTTCCATTTTAGAACTTGAAGAAATGCTTTTTAAAGAACTTGAACTTCCGAATTTGAAGCAAAAAGAACAAGATGAAATTGTGCTGGAAAAAATCGAATTTAACGACGTACGCAAAAAAGGCCTGATGGGTAACGTTGATAAAAAAAGAACGATCTTAACCGCGTTCAAAAGAAATGCCCTAGTCGGAAAACCAAGTGTTGCCCCTATCTTGAATGACGATCTTCGTTTTAAAACGTGGAATGAAGTCATTAAACCTGAATCGAAAGCAGTCGTATTAGCGATGATGGATACATCAGGGTCAATGGGAATCTGGGAAAAGTATATGGCACGCAGCTTTTTCTTCTGGATGACGCGTTTTCTTCGGTCAAAATATGAGAAGGTAGAAATTGAATTTATCGCTCATCATACAGAAGCAAAGGTCGTATCGGAAGAGGATTTCTTCAATAAAGGAGAAAGCGGGGGAACAATCTGTTCATCTGCTTATCGAAAAGCGCTGGAGTTGATTGAAACAAAATATTCTTCCAGCCGCTACAACATCTATCCGTTCCACTTTTCCGATGGTGATAATTTAACTAGCGATAATGCGCGGTGTGTGAAGCTTGTTCAGGAGATCATGGAGCATTCGAATATGTTCGGTTATGGTGAAGTGAATGCTTACAATCGACATTCGACATTAATGAGTGTGTATAAAAATAT
- a CDS encoding PrkA family serine protein kinase, with protein sequence MDILSRIQMHREEEQRLAWEGTFAEYLEILRDRPFVAQSAHSRVYNMIKDAGISEKNGQKVYHFFSDQIFGLEESIERLVEEYFHPAAKRLDVRKRILLLMGPVSGGKSTLVTMLKRGLEKYTKTPEGAVYAIKGCPMHEDPLHLIPQHLRKEFYDDYGIRVEGSLSPLNTMRLEHEYDNRIEDVIVQRIFFSEDKRTGIGTFSPSDPKSQDIADLTGSIDFSTIAEYGSESDPRAYRFDGELNKANRGMMEFQEMLKCDEKFLWHLLSLTQEGNFKAGRFALISADELIVAHTNESEYRSFISNKKNEALHSRIIVMGVPYNLRVSQEERIYSKMISESDMAHVHIAPHALRVAAIFSVLTRLKDSKKQGMDLLKKLRLYDGEVVEGFNHVDLEELKKEFADEGMSGIDPRYVINRISSAIIRKETPSINALDVLRSLKDGLDHHASISKEDKERFINFISVARKEYDDIAKKEVQKAFVYSYEESAKTLMDNYLDNVEAYCNKNKLRDPLTGEEMSPDEKLMRSIEEQIGISENAKKAFREEILIRISAYARKGKKFDYNSHERLREAIQKKLFADLKDVVKITTSSKTPDESQLKKINEVIARLVDEHGYNTTSANELLRYVGSLLNR encoded by the coding sequence ATGGATATTTTATCGAGAATCCAAATGCATCGTGAAGAAGAACAGCGTCTAGCCTGGGAAGGTACCTTCGCTGAATATCTTGAAATTTTACGAGATCGGCCTTTTGTTGCCCAGTCTGCGCATTCAAGAGTATACAACATGATTAAAGATGCTGGCATTTCAGAGAAAAATGGACAAAAGGTCTATCATTTTTTCAGCGATCAAATTTTTGGATTAGAAGAATCAATCGAACGCCTTGTGGAAGAATATTTTCATCCTGCCGCCAAACGCCTTGATGTTCGTAAACGTATATTATTATTGATGGGACCTGTGTCGGGAGGGAAATCCACTCTTGTTACGATGCTGAAAAGAGGTCTAGAGAAATACACGAAAACCCCTGAAGGTGCTGTATATGCTATTAAAGGCTGTCCGATGCATGAAGACCCGCTGCATCTAATTCCTCAGCACTTAAGAAAAGAATTTTATGATGACTATGGAATCCGTGTAGAGGGAAGTTTATCACCGTTGAATACGATGCGTCTAGAACATGAATATGATAACCGGATTGAAGACGTTATCGTACAAAGAATCTTTTTCTCAGAAGACAAGCGGACAGGAATCGGAACCTTTAGTCCGTCTGACCCGAAGTCGCAAGATATTGCAGACTTAACGGGCAGTATTGATTTTTCCACGATTGCAGAATACGGGTCTGAATCCGATCCACGTGCGTATCGGTTTGACGGGGAACTGAATAAGGCGAATCGGGGAATGATGGAATTTCAGGAGATGCTGAAGTGTGATGAGAAGTTTCTTTGGCATCTTCTTTCACTGACTCAGGAAGGGAATTTTAAAGCGGGAAGGTTTGCGCTTATATCCGCGGATGAACTGATCGTGGCACACACGAACGAATCTGAGTACCGATCCTTTATTTCTAATAAAAAGAACGAAGCCCTTCATTCTAGAATCATTGTTATGGGTGTTCCCTATAACCTTCGTGTATCACAAGAAGAACGTATTTATTCAAAGATGATCAGTGAGAGTGACATGGCACATGTTCATATTGCTCCGCATGCATTAAGGGTAGCAGCGATCTTTTCAGTACTTACAAGGCTTAAAGATTCAAAGAAACAAGGAATGGATTTGCTGAAAAAATTAAGATTATATGATGGAGAAGTCGTGGAAGGCTTTAATCATGTTGATTTAGAAGAATTAAAGAAGGAATTTGCTGATGAGGGAATGTCCGGAATTGATCCGCGATATGTAATAAACCGAATTTCTTCTGCCATCATTCGTAAAGAAACACCTTCTATTAATGCTCTGGATGTTTTGCGTTCATTAAAAGATGGTCTGGATCACCACGCATCCATATCGAAGGAAGATAAAGAAAGATTTATTAATTTTATCTCTGTCGCTCGAAAAGAGTATGATGATATAGCGAAGAAAGAAGTTCAAAAAGCATTTGTGTATTCGTATGAAGAGTCTGCTAAAACATTGATGGATAATTACCTTGATAATGTAGAAGCGTATTGCAACAAAAACAAGCTTCGCGATCCGCTTACAGGTGAGGAAATGAGCCCGGATGAAAAGCTGATGAGATCCATTGAGGAACAAATCGGTATATCTGAAAATGCGAAAAAGGCTTTCCGTGAAGAAATCTTAATTCGAATTTCGGCTTATGCGAGAAAAGGGAAGAAGTTTGATTACAATTCACACGAGCGCTTAAGAGAAGCGATTCAGAAGAAATTATTTGCTGATCTGAAGGATGTTGTTAAAATTACGACATCATCTAAAACGCCTGATGAATCTCAATTGAAAAAAATTAATGAAGTAATTGCACGTCTTGTCGATGAGCATGGGTATAATACAACGAGTGCCAATGAGCTATTGCGTTATGTCGGCAGTTTGTTAAACAGATAA
- a CDS encoding transglycosylase domain-containing protein, protein MNQKLGVMTIIIFLTIVFFSFAGLRKEISNYVPFQRAVHSLADSESIVLEQNSRLLDTNGSFLYEFKGNESRIKLPYDQIPHHVKQAFIATEDQNFLTHHGIDGKAIARAFLTNTSEGAIAQGGSTITQQLARNLFLTHERSYDRKLKELLISYRIEQQLTKEQILELYINAIYFHNGIYGIEKASRFYFNKPASELTISETALLAAIPNNPKMYDPLTNLTNTQKRQKWILQKMKEQGFISDKEFTAAVKQPIKLQTTNHSVPFPEIIGFVKDELTELIASSPENKGISKEQLIGKRDKLLKSGVVIETSLIPSLQKEAMEAIQKRVPYSNVEGAVVVVDHVTKKIVAIAGGKETGLEQFNRAYQSRLQPGSSIKPLLVYAPYIDVFGATPNTIISAAKICEGKYCPKNYGGTSYGLISLKKAMASSVNTAAVRLLKKTGVEKAFSYLEPFQFSSINQQDYQLASALGGFSHGFSPLELTSAYTAFSNNGTYAKPRIITAVKDKEGNILYEWKETPVSVWKQETNANMRVMLEEVTRSGTAKNARFPGSKYIGGKTGTTNDAKDLWFIGITDRYTAGVWVGRDNPKSLGNVENSSPEVMIWRDIMMKAYQK, encoded by the coding sequence ATGAATCAAAAGCTTGGCGTAATGACGATAATCATCTTTTTAACAATCGTATTTTTTTCATTTGCAGGATTACGAAAAGAAATCAGCAACTATGTTCCTTTCCAGCGGGCTGTTCATTCACTCGCCGATTCGGAGAGTATTGTACTGGAACAAAACAGCCGCCTCCTGGACACTAACGGTAGTTTTCTATATGAATTTAAAGGCAATGAAAGCCGGATCAAACTGCCATATGACCAGATCCCGCACCATGTAAAACAAGCTTTCATAGCAACTGAAGACCAAAACTTCTTAACTCACCACGGAATCGACGGAAAAGCCATTGCGAGAGCCTTTTTAACTAACACTTCAGAAGGCGCAATCGCACAAGGCGGCAGCACGATTACACAGCAGCTGGCTCGAAATCTATTCCTGACACATGAGCGCTCTTATGACCGAAAATTGAAAGAACTCCTCATTTCATATCGAATCGAACAGCAGCTTACAAAAGAGCAAATCCTGGAGCTATACATAAACGCGATCTATTTCCATAACGGAATTTATGGCATTGAAAAAGCCAGCCGATTTTACTTCAATAAACCAGCTAGCGAATTAACGATAAGTGAAACAGCACTGCTTGCAGCCATACCGAACAATCCCAAAATGTACGATCCATTAACAAATCTTACAAACACCCAAAAACGGCAAAAATGGATTTTGCAAAAAATGAAAGAACAAGGATTCATTAGCGATAAAGAATTTACTGCAGCAGTTAAACAACCGATTAAATTGCAGACCACGAATCACTCTGTTCCGTTTCCTGAAATCATAGGATTTGTAAAAGACGAACTTACCGAACTAATTGCTTCATCCCCAGAAAACAAAGGGATAAGTAAAGAGCAGTTGATTGGAAAAAGGGATAAATTATTAAAAAGCGGCGTTGTTATTGAAACCTCTTTAATTCCTTCTCTGCAAAAAGAAGCAATGGAAGCCATTCAAAAAAGGGTACCCTATTCAAATGTTGAAGGCGCTGTGGTGGTCGTCGATCATGTAACGAAAAAGATTGTGGCTATTGCAGGTGGAAAGGAAACGGGACTTGAACAGTTCAACCGTGCTTACCAAAGCCGCTTGCAGCCTGGTTCGTCGATAAAGCCTCTCCTCGTCTATGCTCCTTATATAGATGTATTTGGAGCAACTCCGAACACAATTATATCTGCGGCAAAAATTTGTGAAGGTAAATACTGTCCTAAAAACTACGGTGGAACTTCTTATGGTTTGATATCTTTAAAAAAGGCGATGGCAAGCTCCGTTAACACCGCCGCTGTCAGACTTTTAAAAAAGACCGGCGTAGAAAAAGCTTTTTCTTACCTGGAGCCTTTTCAATTTTCCAGTATTAATCAACAAGATTATCAGCTGGCTAGCGCACTTGGCGGTTTTTCACATGGATTCTCTCCCCTTGAGCTTACAAGTGCATATACGGCATTCAGTAATAACGGCACATATGCAAAACCTAGAATCATAACAGCTGTTAAAGACAAAGAAGGAAACATCCTTTATGAGTGGAAAGAAACTCCTGTTTCTGTTTGGAAACAAGAAACGAATGCAAATATGAGGGTCATGCTAGAAGAGGTGACGAGATCAGGAACAGCAAAAAATGCACGTTTTCCCGGTTCTAAGTACATTGGCGGAAAAACCGGTACAACGAACGATGCAAAAGACCTCTGGTTCATCGGCATTACGGATCGGTATACTGCTGGCGTTTGGGTTGGCCGTGACAACCCGAAAAGTCTAGGAAACGTTGAAAATTCTTCCCCAGAAGTGATGATCTGGCGCGATATTATGATGAAAGCCTATCAAAAATGA